The proteins below come from a single Corynebacterium glyciniphilum AJ 3170 genomic window:
- a CDS encoding ABC transporter permease produces MNSITSGLTLTTRELLHWRRQPLTPVFTIMFTVMLLLMFSLLFGGSISLPGGGDYIHFLLPGMMALSMMFGVEATTTAMANDAKKGITDRFRSLPIGDASVAFGRVGADMITSSVELIVLVAGGLLLGWQVTGSAPEAILAVALLLWFRFAVLWIGIYLGLTLGRNDGAATMVQVLVWPVGFLSTAFVSPEYMPTWLEPLATWNPVSATATAARELFGNPTGFTGGALADHAVLAAALWPLALVAIFLPLSARAYRRLRN; encoded by the coding sequence ATGAACAGCATCACCAGCGGGCTGACGCTCACAACCAGGGAGCTCCTCCACTGGCGCCGCCAACCCCTCACACCGGTGTTCACCATCATGTTCACCGTCATGCTCCTGCTGATGTTCTCCCTGCTCTTCGGTGGGTCGATCAGTCTGCCCGGCGGCGGAGACTACATCCACTTCCTCCTGCCCGGCATGATGGCGCTGTCGATGATGTTCGGTGTCGAGGCGACAACCACCGCGATGGCCAATGACGCGAAGAAAGGCATCACCGACCGCTTCCGGTCCCTTCCGATAGGCGACGCCTCGGTGGCCTTCGGCCGCGTCGGAGCCGACATGATCACCTCGTCAGTGGAGCTCATCGTCCTGGTCGCCGGCGGACTCCTGTTGGGCTGGCAAGTCACCGGAAGCGCCCCCGAGGCCATCCTCGCCGTCGCGCTGCTGCTCTGGTTCCGGTTCGCCGTGCTGTGGATCGGAATCTACCTGGGACTCACTCTCGGCAGGAACGACGGCGCCGCGACCATGGTCCAGGTGCTGGTCTGGCCCGTAGGATTCCTGTCCACCGCCTTCGTCTCTCCGGAATACATGCCTACATGGTTGGAACCCCTCGCCACCTGGAACCCGGTGTCCGCCACGGCCACCGCCGCCCGCGAACTCTTCGGCAACCCCACCGGGTTCACCGGGGGCGCACTCGCAGACCACGCGGTACTGGCCGCTGCTCTGTGGCCACTGGCCCTGGTGGCGATCTTTCTTCCATTGTCCGCCCGGGCCTACCGGAGACTCAGGAACTGA
- a CDS encoding ATP-binding cassette domain-containing protein, whose product MSSDPPPAIYTDSLVKTYGARRALDNFSLTVPTGSIHGLLGPNGAGKTTAVEVLTTLTSLDQGTASIAGTDVSEGNAVRARIGLVGQYAAVDEVLGGHQNLMLFARLLGLRRPAARRRADELLEQFSLTDAARRPVSGYSGGMRRRLDIAVSLIRHPDVLFLDEPTTGLDPRGRIDVWDAVLRAADAGTTVLLTTQYLEEADRLADRISIMRAGRIIADGTPDELKRNRGGDRVDLSFSRLVSSVDVASALAPAELSLTPGPEGLLVSLPAPHGTADMVDIIRRLDAANLTPADIALRRPTLDEVFLSVTESSPSTEENR is encoded by the coding sequence ATGAGTTCCGATCCTCCTCCCGCCATCTACACCGATTCCCTGGTCAAGACCTACGGGGCACGCCGCGCACTCGACAACTTCAGCCTCACCGTTCCCACCGGCAGCATCCATGGACTGCTCGGACCGAACGGAGCCGGCAAGACCACCGCCGTCGAGGTGCTCACCACACTGACCTCCCTCGACCAGGGGACTGCCAGCATCGCCGGGACCGATGTGAGCGAGGGCAACGCCGTACGCGCCCGTATCGGGTTGGTCGGCCAGTACGCGGCAGTGGATGAGGTTCTCGGTGGACACCAGAACCTCATGCTGTTTGCTCGGCTCCTGGGGCTCCGCCGGCCCGCTGCCCGCCGCCGTGCCGACGAACTCCTGGAGCAGTTCTCCCTGACGGACGCGGCCCGTCGGCCGGTGTCGGGTTACTCCGGAGGAATGCGCCGACGTCTCGACATCGCGGTCTCCCTCATCCGCCATCCCGACGTCCTCTTCCTCGACGAACCCACCACCGGACTTGACCCACGGGGCCGCATCGACGTCTGGGATGCCGTTCTCCGGGCCGCCGACGCCGGCACCACCGTCCTGCTGACCACCCAGTACCTGGAGGAGGCCGACCGACTCGCCGACCGCATCTCGATCATGAGGGCAGGTCGGATCATCGCAGACGGCACGCCCGACGAGCTCAAGAGGAACCGTGGCGGTGACCGTGTCGACCTCTCGTTCAGCCGTCTGGTGTCCAGCGTCGATGTGGCGAGTGCGCTGGCACCGGCAGAGCTGTCACTTACACCGGGCCCCGAGGGACTCCTCGTCAGCCTGCCCGCACCACACGGCACCGCAGACATGGTCGACATCATCCGCCGGCTCGACGCCGCAAACCTGACGCCGGCCGACATCGCGCTGCGCCGTCCCACCCTCGACGAAGTCTTCCTCTCCGTCACAGAATCATCACCGTCTACCGAGGAGAACCGATGA
- a CDS encoding TetR/AcrR family transcriptional regulator, translated as MTSDASHATPQSSPATSAGDEVREPDRMLRLVWRHQVGEEAGARGPRKKWSVDQVVDTAIEDADAAGIEGLSMRKIAEKLHTSAASLYTYIPGRDELLGLMIDQVMGRVDLVPFGGAAADPEAVGDRLREISRIAWEEIHQHPWLLAAQRHRPLIGPNISRRYEWQLSALDGCGLDDVSMDHTIALVESHAIASASASVNARELARTSGHSDAEWWKVNEPVLAQVMQDDEFPVSGRVGTAVGEKYQAITDPVAVYEYGLEVILDGVRTRLTDVADVADVGGTDGG; from the coding sequence ATGACATCCGACGCCAGCCACGCGACCCCGCAATCCTCGCCGGCAACGTCCGCTGGAGACGAGGTCCGGGAGCCCGACCGAATGCTGCGACTGGTGTGGCGGCACCAGGTAGGTGAAGAGGCCGGAGCGCGCGGACCCCGGAAGAAGTGGTCCGTCGACCAGGTCGTGGACACTGCCATCGAAGATGCCGACGCGGCCGGAATCGAGGGGCTCTCCATGCGCAAGATCGCCGAGAAACTCCACACCTCCGCCGCGAGTCTGTACACCTATATCCCGGGCCGCGACGAGCTTCTCGGGCTGATGATCGACCAGGTGATGGGACGCGTCGATCTCGTGCCTTTCGGCGGGGCAGCAGCGGACCCGGAGGCCGTCGGTGATCGGCTGCGGGAGATCTCACGGATCGCCTGGGAGGAGATTCACCAGCACCCGTGGTTGCTCGCCGCCCAACGGCACCGGCCCCTGATCGGGCCGAACATCTCCCGGCGTTATGAATGGCAGCTCTCGGCCCTGGACGGGTGCGGACTTGATGACGTCTCCATGGACCACACCATCGCACTGGTCGAGTCCCATGCCATCGCCAGCGCCTCGGCCAGTGTCAATGCGCGCGAACTCGCCCGAACGTCCGGGCATAGCGACGCGGAATGGTGGAAGGTCAACGAACCTGTCCTCGCCCAGGTCATGCAGGACGACGAGTTTCCCGTGTCTGGGCGTGTGGGCACCGCAGTGGGGGAAAAGTACCAGGCCATCACCGATCCGGTCGCGGTCTACGAGTATGGGCTCGAGGTGATCCTCGACGGGGTCCGGACGCGACTCACTGACGTCGCCGACGTCGCCGACGTCGGTGGCACCGATGGTGGTTAA
- a CDS encoding tripartite tricarboxylate transporter substrate binding protein, whose amino-acid sequence MSQPKATDPPDHARSRFRTVGTAVFAVVAVVVIGTASFFSIRSASGGTDVRSNLSLIAPAAAGGGWDTFQRELQQTLRTNGIVNNVQVVNVPGAGGTIGVGVLAQQPEANNLMVGGSGHITAQVQFGTPSRIQDVTPVAKVLEEYDIIAVPADSPLESMDDVSDAWTQNPRSLAWTGGGSFDQLVMTDIALELGVPASETTYIPSDGGGEAIQALLNGTADVTAGGFADIYPQVESGRLRVLGVVAEDRLSGSPEIEAIPTLAEQGIDVTITNWRALFAPPSATREDIEELQDLIAEAVETPEWRATVERNYWREAPMHGEELDQYIQDETDRITTLFEEMGQ is encoded by the coding sequence ATGAGCCAACCCAAGGCCACAGATCCCCCCGACCACGCGAGGTCCCGGTTCCGCACCGTCGGCACCGCAGTCTTCGCCGTCGTCGCCGTCGTAGTCATCGGGACCGCATCCTTCTTCTCGATCCGGTCGGCCTCGGGCGGCACGGATGTACGGAGCAATCTCTCACTTATCGCACCAGCGGCTGCCGGCGGCGGCTGGGACACGTTCCAGCGCGAGCTGCAGCAGACCCTGAGAACCAACGGGATCGTCAACAATGTCCAGGTTGTCAACGTTCCTGGCGCGGGCGGCACGATCGGCGTGGGTGTTCTCGCCCAGCAGCCGGAGGCCAACAACCTCATGGTCGGCGGATCCGGCCACATCACGGCGCAGGTCCAGTTCGGCACCCCGTCCAGGATCCAGGACGTCACCCCGGTGGCCAAGGTCCTCGAGGAATACGACATCATCGCAGTCCCCGCCGATTCCCCTCTCGAGTCGATGGATGACGTCAGCGACGCGTGGACGCAGAACCCGCGTTCGCTGGCATGGACCGGGGGCGGCTCCTTCGACCAACTCGTCATGACGGATATCGCCCTGGAACTTGGTGTCCCCGCGTCGGAGACCACGTACATCCCGTCGGACGGCGGCGGCGAGGCCATTCAGGCGCTGCTCAACGGGACGGCCGACGTGACGGCTGGCGGCTTCGCGGATATCTACCCCCAAGTCGAGTCCGGACGGTTGCGGGTCCTGGGCGTCGTGGCTGAGGACCGCCTCTCCGGAAGCCCGGAGATCGAAGCGATCCCCACGCTGGCCGAACAGGGCATCGACGTGACTATCACCAACTGGAGGGCACTTTTCGCCCCTCCCTCCGCCACACGCGAGGACATCGAGGAACTTCAGGACCTCATTGCCGAAGCTGTGGAGACCCCGGAGTGGCGTGCCACCGTAGAACGCAACTACTGGCGCGAGGCGCCAATGCACGGCGAGGAGCTCGATCAGTACATCCAGGACGAGACGGACAGGATCACCACCCTGTTCGAGGAGATGGGACAATGA
- a CDS encoding tripartite tricarboxylate transporter TctB family protein codes for MTTTSDIAEPRTTSPVGAGTVWAGRSGLIMPVVIAGFSLFLVIGSIAMDGPDADFPGPGFFPTLIGVIGLILATVIAVGIIRRPEHVEGADEQTTRFHSDFGALGWTVLGFLAFAVLLPWLGWILASGLLFWCVARGFGSRRPVFDILVSVFMGSVAYLAFDVALGLSLPSGIIGGGF; via the coding sequence ATGACCACAACAAGCGACATCGCGGAACCTCGGACCACCTCGCCGGTCGGTGCGGGCACGGTCTGGGCCGGCCGGTCCGGGCTGATCATGCCCGTCGTAATCGCCGGGTTCAGCCTTTTCCTCGTCATCGGTTCGATCGCCATGGACGGCCCCGACGCGGATTTTCCCGGACCGGGATTCTTCCCGACTTTGATCGGAGTCATCGGCCTCATTCTCGCCACGGTGATTGCCGTGGGCATTATTCGCCGCCCGGAGCACGTGGAGGGTGCGGACGAACAGACGACGCGGTTCCATTCGGACTTCGGGGCCCTCGGGTGGACGGTCCTGGGGTTCCTCGCCTTCGCGGTTTTGCTGCCGTGGCTCGGCTGGATCCTCGCCTCCGGACTGCTGTTCTGGTGTGTGGCCCGGGGATTCGGTTCGCGCCGTCCCGTGTTCGATATTCTGGTGTCGGTGTTCATGGGCTCTGTGGCCTACCTCGCTTTCGACGTGGCACTCGGCCTCAGTCTTCCTTCCGGCATCATCGGCGGGGGGTTCTGA
- the tctA gene encoding tripartite tricarboxylate transporter permease TctA, translated as MDSLSLLMEGFAGALTPVNLMWVLLGCLLGTAVGVMPGLGSSMAVALLLPMTFALDPTAAFIFFAGVYFGGLFGDSTMAILMNTPGQASAIASTFEGHKMALSGRAPQALATAAIGAFIGGFVASVVVVFFAPLLAELSTYFGPAEYFALALFAFVATSSVVSDSVPKGLSALIIGLGISTVGIDSVTGTERFTLGVPQLFDGISIVTVTVAILALGEVFFIASRARRENQDLKTRSAGRPWLKLAEFREALPAWLRGTAIGMPFGMIPVGGSEVPTFLAYSVERRLDTRRKSPKFGKGAIRGLAAPEAAGNSTTGMAMGALLALGLPVSATAAILLAAFRQYGLQPGPLLFDRNPDLVWALLASFFIAMVVLLIINLPFAQLWAKLLLIPQPYLYAGIALFCGLGVYATSGRVFDLLLLLGISVVGFLMRRYGYPLAPLIIGMVLGPLAETSIRDALLSSSGDFTVLVSSPITWTIYGVLAVVLLVAIRSVVINRTLRRRLKAGKADA; from the coding sequence ATGGATTCGCTCAGCCTCCTGATGGAGGGCTTCGCAGGTGCCCTCACCCCGGTCAATCTCATGTGGGTGCTCCTCGGCTGTCTCCTCGGCACTGCCGTGGGCGTTATGCCGGGTCTCGGCTCCTCGATGGCGGTGGCGCTGCTCCTGCCCATGACCTTCGCCCTCGACCCGACGGCGGCCTTCATCTTCTTCGCCGGCGTGTACTTCGGCGGACTCTTCGGCGACTCCACCATGGCGATCCTGATGAACACCCCGGGGCAGGCCTCTGCCATCGCCTCGACGTTCGAGGGGCACAAGATGGCCCTGTCCGGTCGGGCACCTCAGGCGTTGGCGACGGCGGCCATCGGTGCCTTCATCGGTGGTTTCGTCGCTTCGGTCGTGGTCGTCTTCTTCGCCCCGCTGCTCGCTGAGCTGTCGACGTACTTCGGACCGGCAGAGTACTTCGCGCTGGCATTGTTCGCTTTCGTCGCGACCTCCTCCGTGGTCTCCGACTCGGTTCCCAAGGGTCTGTCCGCCCTCATCATCGGCCTGGGTATCTCGACGGTCGGCATCGATTCGGTGACCGGTACGGAACGGTTCACCCTCGGGGTGCCGCAGCTGTTCGACGGGATCTCGATCGTCACTGTCACAGTGGCAATCCTCGCCCTCGGAGAGGTCTTCTTCATCGCTTCCCGCGCACGACGTGAGAATCAGGACCTCAAGACACGGTCCGCAGGGCGGCCGTGGCTGAAGCTCGCCGAGTTCCGCGAGGCGTTGCCGGCCTGGTTGCGGGGCACGGCGATCGGCATGCCCTTCGGCATGATCCCGGTGGGTGGCTCCGAGGTTCCGACGTTCCTCGCCTATTCCGTGGAGCGGCGCCTGGACACCCGTCGGAAGTCGCCGAAGTTCGGTAAAGGCGCTATCCGTGGACTCGCCGCGCCGGAGGCCGCCGGGAACTCGACGACAGGTATGGCGATGGGTGCTCTGCTGGCCCTTGGCCTGCCGGTCTCCGCCACGGCGGCCATCCTGCTTGCGGCCTTCCGCCAATACGGTCTGCAGCCTGGCCCGCTGCTCTTCGACCGCAACCCGGACCTGGTCTGGGCACTGCTGGCGAGCTTCTTCATCGCCATGGTGGTGCTGTTGATCATCAACCTGCCTTTCGCCCAGCTCTGGGCCAAACTCCTGCTTATCCCACAGCCCTATCTTTATGCGGGGATCGCCCTGTTCTGCGGTCTCGGTGTCTACGCCACCTCGGGCCGGGTGTTCGACCTCCTGCTTCTGTTGGGTATCTCGGTGGTCGGCTTCCTGATGCGCCGCTACGGCTACCCGCTGGCACCACTGATTATCGGCATGGTCCTCGGACCGCTGGCCGAGACGTCGATCCGCGACGCCCTGCTGTCCTCGTCAGGCGACTTCACCGTCCTGGTCTCCAGCCCCATCACCTGGACCATCTACGGTGTGTTGGCGGTCGTCCTGCTGGTGGCGATCCGCAGCGTGGTGATCAACCGAACCCTCCGGCGACGTCTGAAGGCCGGGAAAGCGGATGCCTAG